A section of the Pedobacter sp. HDW13 genome encodes:
- a CDS encoding GNAT family N-acetyltransferase, translated as MVRAMRAADWDVVSTIYQEGIKTGIASFRTPEMSWKDWDSSHSKVCRFVACKEKEIIGWIALLPVSVKYDRVGVAEIEVYVKQGHKDKGIGFLLLDTLIKESEKVGVWMLQAGIFLQNAAVLKIHEKAGFRVVGYREKIGKVNGIWQDNLLMERRNMLIA; from the coding sequence ATGGTAAGAGCAATGCGTGCAGCAGATTGGGATGTAGTGAGTACAATTTATCAGGAAGGAATCAAAACAGGTATAGCAAGTTTTAGAACTCCGGAAATGTCGTGGAAAGACTGGGACTCATCACATAGTAAAGTGTGTAGGTTTGTGGCCTGCAAAGAAAAAGAAATTATAGGTTGGATTGCTTTATTGCCTGTATCAGTTAAATACGATCGGGTAGGTGTAGCTGAAATTGAAGTTTATGTAAAACAGGGACACAAAGACAAAGGGATTGGTTTTTTGTTGCTCGATACCTTAATTAAAGAGAGCGAGAAGGTGGGCGTTTGGATGTTGCAGGCTGGAATTTTTCTGCAAAACGCAGCAGTATTAAAAATTCACGAAAAGGCGGGCTTCAGGGTTGTGGGCTATCGCGAAAAGATTGGTAAAGTAAACGGAATATGGCAGGATAACTTGCTCATGGAACGAAGAAATATGTTAATTGCCTAG
- the dapA gene encoding 4-hydroxy-tetrahydrodipicolinate synthase, whose protein sequence is MNKFQGTGVALVTPFNTDGSVDYNGLKNLINHLVDGGIDYLVSLGTTGETATMTKDEKKKVWAYTAEINDNRLPLVAGIGGNNTLAVAEDMKAFDTAGYSAILSVSPYYNKPTQEGIYQHYKYLAEVSPLDLILYNVPGRTMSNMSPETTCRLAHDFKNIIATKEASGSFDQFNQIMRDKPADFLLISGDDPITLPMIALGASGIISVIGNALPKQLSDMVKQCLVGDFKGATPAHLNLIEFTRLAFAEGNPAGIKAALKHIGVCGDTVRLPLLKASSQLEQLIVKEIEKLSVVA, encoded by the coding sequence ATGAACAAATTTCAGGGTACTGGTGTAGCGTTGGTTACACCTTTCAACACAGATGGATCAGTTGATTATAATGGTTTAAAAAACCTGATTAATCATTTGGTAGACGGAGGGATAGATTACCTCGTTTCTTTAGGTACAACCGGCGAAACCGCCACTATGACCAAGGACGAGAAGAAGAAGGTGTGGGCCTATACTGCTGAAATTAACGATAACAGATTACCATTAGTTGCCGGAATTGGCGGTAACAACACTTTGGCTGTAGCTGAAGATATGAAAGCTTTCGATACAGCCGGTTATAGTGCCATTTTATCGGTTAGTCCATATTACAACAAACCTACGCAAGAAGGTATTTATCAGCACTACAAATATCTGGCTGAAGTATCTCCTTTAGATTTGATTTTGTATAACGTTCCGGGGCGTACCATGAGCAACATGAGTCCGGAAACCACCTGCAGACTGGCGCACGATTTTAAAAATATCATTGCCACTAAAGAAGCTTCAGGCAGTTTTGATCAGTTTAACCAGATTATGAGAGATAAACCAGCAGACTTTCTTTTGATCTCTGGTGATGATCCGATTACTTTACCAATGATTGCGTTGGGTGCTTCCGGTATTATCTCTGTAATTGGAAATGCTTTGCCCAAACAGCTTTCTGATATGGTGAAACAATGTTTGGTAGGCGATTTTAAAGGTGCTACCCCAGCCCACTTAAACCTGATCGAGTTTACCCGTTTGGCTTTCGCTGAAGGAAACCCTGCAGGTATTAAGGCAGCATTAAAACATATTGGTGTGTGCGGAGATACAGTTAGATTACCATTACTTAAAGCTTCTTCGCAACTTGAACAGTTAATTGTAAAAGAAATCGAAAAATTAAGTGTTGTAGCTTAA
- the ligA gene encoding NAD-dependent DNA ligase LigA, whose product MPLTAIQEEMDALVAELNQHNYNYYVLAMPTIGDYEFDKKLKHLQDLEHANPGFADPNSPTQRVGGDVTKNFITVNHKYPMLSLGNTYNEQDLRDFDERIRKAIGDNFEYVCELKFDGLSISLTYENGKLVRAVTRGDGTKGDEVTANVKTIHTIPHQLKQAVAPEHFEIRGEIFMHKAAFLRLNATREELGEIPYANPRNFASGTIKMQDSKEVAKRPLDGFIYFLYTDKNEFKNHWDSLNAVKEWGFHVCEHNRLVANIDAVLDFIHHWEEERFKLSYDIDGIVIKVNSFAQQQELGFTAKSPRWAISYKYKAAEVETILEKVTYQVGRTGAVTPVANLKPVLLAGTTVKRATLHNANEIERLDLHLGDTVFVEKGGEIIPKIIKVNLDKRLADSTKVNYLHNCPECGTELIRKEGEAVHYCPNDEGCPPQIVGKIQHFISRKAMNIDGLGDETIETFYKNGLINHISDLYTLHQKSEQLKTLDRFGERSIDNMIAGIEKSKEMPFEKVLFGLGIRYVGETVAKKLAAGVKNIDNLSKATVEELIAIDEIGQRIAESIVEYFGKSEHLQQVELLKLAGLQFEIEEKVITLDSDRLIGKTFVISGVFENYSRDELKDMIEANGGKILSGISGKLNYLVAGDNMGPSKLEKANKLNVPIISDAELLEMIK is encoded by the coding sequence ATGCCCTTAACAGCGATACAAGAAGAAATGGATGCCCTGGTTGCCGAGCTCAACCAGCACAATTATAATTACTACGTACTGGCCATGCCTACCATTGGCGATTACGAGTTCGATAAAAAACTAAAACATCTTCAGGATCTGGAACATGCAAACCCCGGGTTTGCTGACCCCAACTCTCCTACACAGCGTGTTGGCGGCGATGTGACCAAAAATTTCATTACCGTTAACCATAAATACCCCATGCTCTCGCTGGGAAATACCTATAACGAGCAGGATTTGCGCGACTTTGACGAACGCATCCGTAAAGCCATTGGCGATAATTTCGAGTATGTTTGCGAACTAAAATTTGATGGCTTATCCATCAGCCTGACTTACGAAAATGGTAAACTAGTTAGAGCGGTAACCCGTGGTGATGGTACCAAAGGAGATGAGGTAACGGCTAACGTCAAAACCATCCACACCATTCCACATCAGCTTAAACAGGCTGTAGCACCCGAGCATTTCGAAATTCGTGGTGAAATTTTTATGCACAAAGCAGCTTTTTTACGCTTAAACGCTACCCGCGAAGAATTGGGAGAAATCCCTTATGCTAACCCTCGAAATTTTGCATCAGGTACAATCAAAATGCAAGACAGTAAAGAAGTAGCCAAACGCCCTCTGGATGGCTTTATTTACTTCCTATACACCGATAAAAATGAATTCAAAAACCATTGGGATAGCCTGAATGCAGTAAAAGAATGGGGTTTCCATGTTTGCGAGCACAACAGATTGGTTGCTAACATCGATGCAGTGCTTGATTTTATTCACCATTGGGAAGAAGAACGTTTTAAACTCAGCTACGACATTGATGGGATTGTAATTAAGGTGAACAGTTTTGCCCAGCAACAGGAACTTGGCTTTACCGCCAAATCACCGCGCTGGGCCATTTCGTACAAATACAAAGCAGCCGAGGTTGAAACCATTTTAGAAAAAGTAACCTACCAGGTGGGGAGAACGGGTGCAGTAACTCCGGTAGCGAATTTAAAACCTGTTTTACTGGCAGGGACAACTGTTAAACGCGCCACCCTGCACAATGCCAACGAGATTGAACGTTTAGACCTACATCTTGGTGATACTGTATTTGTAGAAAAAGGCGGTGAGATTATTCCTAAAATTATTAAGGTTAATCTGGATAAACGCTTAGCGGATTCTACTAAAGTTAATTATTTACACAATTGCCCTGAGTGTGGTACCGAACTGATCAGAAAAGAAGGTGAAGCGGTTCATTATTGCCCTAACGATGAAGGTTGTCCGCCACAAATTGTAGGAAAAATACAACATTTCATCTCGCGCAAAGCGATGAACATAGATGGCCTTGGTGATGAAACGATTGAAACCTTTTACAAAAATGGCCTGATAAACCACATTAGTGATTTATATACGCTTCACCAAAAATCAGAACAGTTAAAAACCCTTGATCGTTTTGGCGAACGCTCTATTGACAACATGATTGCCGGTATCGAAAAATCGAAAGAAATGCCTTTCGAGAAAGTCCTGTTTGGTCTAGGGATCCGGTATGTAGGCGAAACGGTAGCGAAAAAATTAGCCGCCGGCGTTAAAAATATCGATAACCTATCGAAGGCTACTGTAGAAGAATTAATTGCCATTGACGAAATCGGGCAGCGCATTGCAGAGAGCATTGTTGAGTATTTTGGAAAATCGGAGCATTTACAGCAGGTAGAATTATTAAAATTAGCCGGATTGCAGTTTGAAATTGAAGAAAAAGTAATTACACTTGATAGTGACCGACTTATTGGAAAAACATTCGTAATTTCGGGCGTTTTTGAAAACTATAGCCGCGATGAGCTAAAAGATATGATTGAAGCCAATGGAGGCAAGATTTTAAGCGGTATTTCGGGCAAATTAAATTATCTGGTAGCTGGCGACAACATGGGGCCTTCAAAGCTGGAAAAGGCAAATAAGCTCAATGTACCTATCATCAGCGATGCAGAACTATTAGAAATGATAAAATAA
- a CDS encoding patatin-like phospholipase family protein yields the protein MPNAKTYRILSLDGGGSWALIQVKCLRKLFAETFNNPDPTGHEVLAEFDLVSANSGGSLVAAAMAENLRLSEIEKIFDDAKLRNRVFSKLSFFERSLLTSVARIFKIGAKYATKRKHIALKEILPGIAQIDMMDIPAHIAVNGAIKTQFLIIGYDYYRNRAELFRSDCDSMASTAVIERRLKNLPQQAESPADCIVSLVDAIHASSTAPVNYFNEPATFPVNNKPKYYWDGGVTGNNNPVLVAVTEAICNKTQYQIENVQVLSIGTGTVSQLQYDEEIPVKYDELKAKHESPGLIKDVQKMGTSILNDPPDTAAFVAYMILNPSMPAQPVDFIRMNPALRPVLIDDSTGKHWDLPAGIDKDEYAKLNAMDMDAVADDEVALIKKLCNNWLNGEGVPNQSIRSNSSLNCLIGHPDFEAAKTDFKNWFTKPTNLL from the coding sequence ATGCCTAATGCTAAAACTTACAGGATCTTATCGCTCGATGGCGGTGGTTCCTGGGCACTTATCCAGGTGAAATGTTTGCGTAAGCTGTTCGCCGAAACTTTTAACAATCCCGACCCAACAGGACATGAAGTATTGGCAGAATTCGATCTGGTATCGGCCAATAGCGGAGGCAGTTTGGTAGCGGCAGCAATGGCAGAGAACCTTCGGCTTTCAGAAATAGAAAAAATATTTGATGATGCAAAGCTGAGAAACAGGGTGTTTTCGAAACTTAGCTTTTTTGAGAGGAGTTTACTAACCAGTGTAGCAAGAATATTTAAAATTGGTGCTAAATACGCTACTAAACGAAAACACATTGCTTTAAAAGAGATTTTACCCGGCATTGCGCAAATCGACATGATGGATATTCCGGCGCATATTGCAGTAAATGGAGCAATTAAAACCCAGTTTTTGATTATTGGTTACGATTATTACCGCAACAGGGCTGAGCTCTTTAGATCCGATTGCGATAGTATGGCCTCTACAGCTGTTATTGAACGAAGGCTTAAAAATCTGCCTCAGCAGGCAGAAAGCCCTGCAGACTGCATCGTCAGTTTAGTTGATGCCATACACGCTTCGAGTACTGCACCCGTTAACTATTTTAACGAACCAGCTACATTTCCGGTTAATAATAAACCTAAGTATTACTGGGATGGCGGTGTTACGGGCAATAATAATCCGGTTTTAGTGGCGGTTACTGAAGCGATTTGTAACAAGACGCAATATCAGATTGAGAACGTTCAGGTGCTTTCTATCGGTACCGGAACAGTATCACAACTGCAATATGATGAAGAGATCCCTGTAAAGTATGACGAGCTTAAGGCCAAACATGAATCGCCGGGTCTGATTAAAGATGTTCAGAAAATGGGCACAAGTATTTTAAACGATCCGCCCGATACGGCTGCTTTTGTCGCTTACATGATCCTGAACCCATCAATGCCAGCGCAACCGGTCGATTTTATCCGCATGAATCCTGCTTTAAGGCCAGTATTGATTGATGATTCGACGGGTAAACATTGGGATTTACCGGCAGGAATTGATAAAGATGAGTACGCAAAGCTGAATGCGATGGATATGGATGCGGTTGCAGATGATGAAGTTGCCCTGATTAAAAAGCTATGCAACAACTGGTTGAATGGTGAAGGTGTTCCGAACCAATCTATTCGCAGTAATTCCAGTCTCAATTGTCTCATTGGTCATCCGGATTTTGAAGCAGCAAAGACCGATTTTAAGAACTGGTTTACAAAACCAACTAATTTGCTTTAA
- the tyrS gene encoding tyrosine--tRNA ligase — translation MTNFVEELRWRGMLHDIMPNTEEKLNEGMTSGYIGFDPTADSLHVGHLTQIMTLIHFQNAGHKPFALVGGATGMVGDPSGKSDERNLQTPEMIEHNLKGMKKQLAKFLKFEEGGNGAVMVNNADWFKDMNLFTFIRDVGKHITVNYMMAKDSVKRRLEGDSGLSFTEFCYQLIQGYDFYHLWKNENCLVQMGGSDQWGNIVTGTELIRRKDAGTAYAITTQLIKKADGTKFGKTESGAVWLDPEKTSPYKFYQFWLNASDDDVKKWIRIFTLKNQTEIEALEKEHDAAPHLRILQKALAEDITVKTHSVEALETAIKTSEFLFGNGSLEFLKSLSEKQVLEMFEGIPQFNISKSELSNGIDAATLLAEKAAVFPSKGETKKLIQGGGVSVNKEKVADVMQVFNAEHLINDKFIVVQKGKKNYFLLIAE, via the coding sequence ATGACGAATTTTGTTGAAGAGTTAAGGTGGCGTGGCATGCTACATGATATTATGCCGAATACTGAAGAAAAGTTAAACGAAGGTATGACTTCTGGTTATATTGGTTTTGACCCTACTGCAGATTCATTGCATGTTGGTCACTTAACGCAAATCATGACCCTTATTCATTTTCAAAACGCTGGCCATAAGCCATTTGCTTTGGTTGGTGGTGCTACGGGTATGGTGGGCGATCCATCTGGAAAATCTGACGAGCGTAATCTTCAAACGCCTGAAATGATTGAGCATAACCTAAAAGGAATGAAAAAGCAGCTGGCTAAATTCCTGAAATTTGAAGAAGGTGGAAATGGCGCTGTAATGGTTAACAATGCCGATTGGTTTAAGGACATGAACCTTTTTACCTTTATCAGGGACGTTGGTAAACACATTACTGTAAACTACATGATGGCCAAAGATAGCGTTAAACGCCGTTTGGAAGGCGATTCTGGTTTATCTTTTACCGAATTCTGCTACCAGTTAATTCAAGGCTATGATTTTTACCATTTATGGAAAAACGAAAACTGTCTGGTACAAATGGGGGGATCCGATCAGTGGGGAAATATTGTTACCGGTACGGAATTAATCAGAAGAAAAGATGCCGGAACTGCTTATGCCATTACCACACAGTTGATTAAAAAGGCTGATGGTACGAAATTCGGTAAAACCGAGAGTGGTGCAGTTTGGTTAGACCCAGAGAAAACTTCTCCTTATAAATTTTACCAGTTTTGGTTAAACGCATCAGATGATGATGTGAAAAAATGGATCCGCATTTTTACGCTTAAAAACCAGACCGAAATTGAAGCTTTGGAAAAAGAACACGACGCAGCTCCGCATTTGCGTATTCTTCAAAAAGCTTTGGCAGAAGATATTACCGTTAAAACCCACTCGGTTGAGGCTTTGGAAACAGCCATTAAAACATCTGAGTTTTTATTTGGTAATGGATCTTTAGAATTTCTAAAAAGCCTTTCAGAAAAACAGGTTTTAGAAATGTTTGAGGGAATACCGCAGTTTAACATTTCGAAATCAGAGTTAAGTAATGGTATTGATGCCGCGACTTTGCTTGCAGAAAAGGCTGCAGTTTTCCCATCTAAAGGTGAAACCAAAAAGCTGATTCAGGGTGGTGGTGTTTCTGTTAACAAAGAAAAAGTAGCGGACGTGATGCAGGTTTTCAATGCAGAACACCTGATTAACGATAAATTTATTGTAGTTCAGAAAGGAAAGAAAAACTATTTCCTTTTGATTGCAGAATAA
- a CDS encoding GTP-binding protein, whose translation MIKKLPVTVLSGFLGSGKTTLLNAILQNKQDLKVAVIVNDMSEVNIDAALVKNQHTLSKTEERLVEMSNGCICCTLREDLMVEVEKLAKENRFDYLLIESTGISEPIPVAQTFSFIDEASGIDLSRFSRLDTMVTVVDAYNFYKDFGSAEKLADRNMTDDAADKRTIVNLLTDQIEFANVILLNKVDLISENDIKVLKALIAKLNPGAKIYETLFGSLDPALILNTGLFDFELAAEGAGWKKELEEIHQPETEQYGISSTVFRSKKPFHPQRLWDYINHEFPQHIIRSKGIFYLAAMPEQAINFSQAGGSLRIDLAGVWWASMSKNERMQYADYMENQAELHAEWDSDFGDRKNELVFIGQEMDSNALKESLATCLLTPAEIADYKMGAWFENPFERVIPN comes from the coding sequence ATGATAAAGAAATTACCAGTAACCGTACTAAGCGGTTTTTTAGGCAGCGGAAAAACCACCTTGCTCAATGCCATACTTCAAAACAAGCAGGATTTAAAGGTGGCCGTAATTGTAAATGATATGAGCGAAGTGAACATTGATGCTGCCTTGGTTAAAAACCAGCATACCTTATCTAAAACTGAAGAGAGACTGGTAGAAATGAGCAATGGCTGTATTTGCTGCACTCTGCGCGAAGACCTGATGGTAGAGGTAGAAAAACTGGCTAAAGAAAACCGCTTCGATTACCTATTGATCGAAAGCACGGGGATTTCAGAACCCATTCCCGTTGCGCAGACTTTTTCTTTTATAGATGAAGCTTCGGGTATTGATTTAAGCCGGTTTAGCCGCTTAGATACCATGGTTACTGTTGTAGACGCGTACAACTTCTACAAAGATTTCGGTTCTGCCGAGAAACTCGCCGACCGTAACATGACTGATGATGCCGCAGATAAACGTACCATAGTAAATTTGCTTACCGATCAGATTGAATTCGCCAATGTAATTTTACTGAACAAAGTAGATTTGATTAGTGAAAATGATATAAAGGTTTTAAAAGCTTTAATTGCCAAATTAAACCCTGGTGCTAAAATTTACGAAACTCTTTTTGGCAGTCTTGATCCGGCTTTAATTTTAAATACCGGTTTATTCGACTTTGAATTGGCTGCTGAGGGTGCAGGCTGGAAAAAAGAACTTGAAGAAATTCATCAGCCAGAAACCGAGCAATATGGGATCAGTTCAACAGTTTTCCGCTCAAAAAAACCTTTTCACCCGCAAAGGTTGTGGGATTATATAAACCACGAATTTCCACAACATATTATCAGATCAAAAGGTATATTTTACCTTGCCGCAATGCCAGAGCAGGCCATTAATTTTTCGCAGGCTGGCGGCTCCTTACGCATTGATTTAGCTGGGGTTTGGTGGGCCAGCATGAGCAAAAATGAGAGGATGCAATATGCTGATTACATGGAGAACCAAGCAGAATTACATGCAGAATGGGACAGCGACTTTGGCGATCGCAAAAATGAGTTGGTTTTTATTGGTCAGGAAATGGATAGTAATGCGTTGAAAGAATCGCTTGCTACCTGCTTGCTTACACCTGCAGAGATCGCAGATTATAAAATGGGAGCCTGGTTCGAAAATCCATTTGAACGGGTAATTCCAAATTAG
- a CDS encoding MerC domain-containing protein: MKQRSYKINLDRLGITASTLCAIHCAALPFVITVLPMWGMGFLANKSVEITMIAVSLILGVWSLSSGYHKQHQRIAPILVLILGFICIAIGHFSGVEALEPVLIPLGGFTIAAAHYFNLRLLKTCPINHNH; encoded by the coding sequence ATGAAACAGCGGAGCTATAAAATTAACCTCGACAGATTGGGCATAACCGCCTCTACACTTTGTGCCATACATTGCGCAGCACTGCCCTTTGTAATTACTGTTTTACCCATGTGGGGGATGGGCTTTTTGGCCAATAAATCAGTTGAAATTACCATGATTGCCGTTTCGTTAATATTGGGCGTGTGGAGTTTGAGCTCGGGCTACCACAAGCAACACCAGCGTATTGCGCCCATATTGGTACTTATTCTGGGTTTTATCTGTATTGCTATTGGACATTTTTCGGGGGTGGAAGCACTGGAACCTGTGTTGATCCCATTGGGTGGCTTTACTATTGCAGCAGCACATTACTTTAACCTTCGGTTACTCAAAACCTGTCCCATAAATCATAACCATTAA
- a CDS encoding ABC transporter ATP-binding protein: MINIKSLIHVYEQGRRIVFPDWEIADMEQWLLLGASGSGKSTLLNIISGLLKPSHGQVAIQGTNLYTLPARSMDQFRGKNIGIVFQRPHLIQSLNVLDNLELAAVMARVPIDTAHNLSLLNELGIADKAQNYPDQLSEGQLQRVSVARALVNKPELLIADEPTSSLDDRNAAQVIEMLTMQAKANGAALIIATHDQRVRKYITKTYLL, encoded by the coding sequence ATGATTAACATCAAATCGCTGATCCACGTTTATGAGCAGGGAAGAAGAATTGTTTTTCCTGATTGGGAAATTGCCGATATGGAACAGTGGCTTTTGCTCGGTGCATCAGGAAGCGGAAAAAGTACTTTGCTGAATATCATTTCCGGATTGCTCAAACCCAGTCATGGGCAGGTTGCTATTCAGGGTACTAATTTGTACACCTTACCGGCGCGCAGTATGGATCAGTTCAGGGGAAAAAATATTGGTATTGTTTTTCAAAGGCCGCACCTTATCCAATCGCTAAATGTGCTCGATAATCTCGAACTGGCGGCAGTAATGGCACGTGTACCAATTGATACAGCACATAATTTATCGCTGTTAAATGAACTCGGTATTGCAGATAAGGCGCAAAACTATCCCGACCAGTTAAGCGAGGGCCAATTACAAAGGGTATCGGTGGCACGGGCGCTGGTTAATAAACCCGAGTTGCTGATTGCCGATGAACCTACTTCGAGCCTCGACGACAGGAATGCGGCACAGGTAATTGAAATGCTTACCATGCAGGCTAAAGCTAATGGTGCTGCTCTGATTATTGCCACACACGATCAGCGGGTGCGTAAATACATCACTAAAACCTATTTATTGTAA